A single genomic interval of candidate division WOR-3 bacterium harbors:
- a CDS encoding NADH-quinone oxidoreductase subunit H has protein sequence MNIVRFLFSYIIFPGFLFSAVIGLFVTWIDRKVTARIHWRVGPPWFQPYADFLKLLLKETIVPEGASKILFLSAPLLGIISMSVLAVMLFSMNFDPTRTFVGDLIVIIYLLALPALGIIVGGSASKNPLASVGVSREMTQYFAYELPFLIAMAIVVIKSGGSIKFGEIVAAQQAHGPFLYSISGIIAGVVILLSTQAKLSFVPFDIPEAEQEIMAGPYIEYSGVALAMYKLARAMMFFLLPLFLISVLWGGFADWWAILKFLVIVVLIVLIKNTNPRLRIDQALKFFWLGIGILSIIGLIFAFYGL, from the coding sequence ATGAATATTGTGAGATTTCTTTTTTCATATATTATTTTCCCTGGTTTTCTTTTCTCCGCTGTAATCGGTCTTTTTGTCACCTGGATTGATCGTAAAGTGACCGCCCGCATTCACTGGCGTGTAGGACCGCCCTGGTTTCAACCTTATGCGGATTTCTTAAAATTGTTGTTAAAGGAAACGATTGTCCCTGAAGGAGCCTCAAAGATATTATTCCTTTCAGCCCCGTTGCTCGGTATCATTTCAATGTCGGTCCTTGCGGTTATGCTCTTCTCAATGAATTTCGACCCGACGCGTACTTTTGTCGGTGATCTGATTGTGATCATCTATCTGCTCGCCTTACCGGCTCTCGGTATCATCGTGGGTGGATCTGCCTCCAAGAATCCTCTTGCAAGCGTCGGTGTTTCCAGGGAGATGACTCAATATTTTGCCTATGAATTGCCTTTTTTGATTGCAATGGCGATTGTCGTGATAAAATCCGGAGGCAGTATAAAATTCGGTGAAATTGTTGCAGCCCAGCAGGCGCACGGACCGTTTTTGTACTCAATTTCAGGAATCATCGCCGGAGTCGTTATTCTGCTGTCGACTCAGGCGAAATTGAGTTTTGTCCCCTTTGATATACCAGAGGCGGAGCAGGAGATTATGGCCGGACCGTACATTGAATATTCCGGTGTCGCCCTGGCGATGTACAAACTTGCCCGGGCGATGATGTTCTTCCTCCTGCCGCTCTTTTTGATTTCAGTACTCTGGGGAGGCTTTGCCGACTGGTGGGCGATATTGAAATTTTTGGTGATTGTGGTTTTGATCGTGCTCATCAAGAATACAAATCCAAGATTGCGTATTGATCAGGCGTTGAAGTTTTTCTGGTTGGGTATAGGCATATTATCCATAATTGGTTTGATCTTTGCATTTT
- a CDS encoding ferredoxin, giving the protein MAKRIVLDLDLCCGCRSCEAACKAAFKGEARIRHGEIPGQAYLPLACRHCKEPLCAAACPVNAITRDEKTGLVVRSSFICTGCQSCAFACPFGVIDASLIRHVSQKCNLCSDREEGPRCVAACSSGALQFLSDAEIKRHEIGMRFISKHPFFRRSP; this is encoded by the coding sequence ATGGCGAAAAGGATAGTTTTAGACCTTGATTTATGTTGTGGTTGTCGATCGTGTGAAGCTGCTTGTAAGGCTGCATTCAAGGGAGAAGCACGGATCAGACACGGTGAGATTCCGGGTCAGGCCTATTTACCGCTTGCATGCCGGCACTGTAAAGAACCTCTTTGTGCCGCGGCCTGTCCGGTTAATGCGATAACCAGAGACGAGAAGACGGGTCTGGTGGTCAGATCATCATTCATATGTACCGGGTGTCAGAGCTGTGCTTTTGCCTGTCCTTTTGGTGTCATCGATGCTTCTTTGATCAGGCATGTTTCCCAGAAATGCAATCTGTGCTCTGACCGGGAAGAAGGACCGCGCTGTGTCGCAGCATGCTCTTCAGGTGCTCTTCAGTTTTTGAGCGATGCAGAGATTAAACGGCATGAGATTGGTATGAGATTTATCTCCAAACATCCATTTTTCAGGAGAAGTCCATGA